Part of the Henckelia pumila isolate YLH828 chromosome 2, ASM3356847v2, whole genome shotgun sequence genome is shown below.
ggagataaataaaaaataaaaaaagaaaaagaaaacccCACGAAAGATCCTAATCAACCACCATTCAGGCATTCACTATCAGTCGCCTAAAGATTCTTAGGACATGCATAAATTCTCTCAGAAGAGAACCCCACAAATTAATTCTTTCAAATGCTAAGGGACAACGTACTAAGTTTAGATCAGCAAGTGTTATTTCTTGCTTAGCCATTATTACCACATAGTACTTGTCTATGTTAATTAAACATCAGAAAATAATGGGTTACTTAAGAAGATGCACATGGAATAAGACACCATGTTTTGCATAGTGAATAATTGGACTAATATGACCAGCTTGGTTTCACCTTAATAATGAACCAGTCAAAATACAGCAACTTGCAAGTATAGAATATGGTTTTATTCTGTTTTCTTACAGCACGAACTTTGTGTTTGGATTGATCATATTGCAACAAACATTTCAACAAATAATGTGAGTTTGAAGATGATTTTTAGAAGGAAGTACTCCAAGTAATTTGCGCATCTAAATTTATTGTTAAAATGTTTTTGATTTCTCTAAAATCCAGCTTTTCTTATTCTCAAACGTTGTAAAATATCTTTTAAAATCAGTTCCAATCTTAAAAAATGTATTTCCAAATACTTTCTTGGTAAAaagtttttttcttttgaaaaaaaaaatgaagtttATTCAATGctagtgaaaatatttttaactaaattttttaaaagtatttGCTTTGAGGGGTTCAAAACTTCAAATGCTACAAAATCTTAATGGCAAGGAATCACTATAGCCAAACCCTTGAATGGGTCAATGGGTGTTGGGGTTGCATGGCTATAGTGTAAGAGGGTGGCCATTCATGCCTATAAATACGTACCCAACTTGTTCAAGATTCTTCATATCAAAATCTTGGAAATACCTATTACGTTCACTAAAATGGAGAAACATTTCTTTTGCGGTGTGACTATCCTACTCTTTTTCTTCGTTTTAGCCAAAACCGGAGCTCAGCCTTGCAGACCTAGTGGAGTCCTTAGGGGCAAGAAACCTCCTCCGGGGCAATGTAACTCACAGAACGATTCGGAATGCTGTGTACAAGGAAAACTTTACCCCACATTCAAGTGTTCGGCTAAAGTGACCAATCATACCAAAGCTATCTTAACACTCAATGGTTTTGGACCAGGTGGTGATGGAGGAGGGCCATCAGAATGTGACAACAAGTTTCACTCAGACGACACCCCAGTGGTGGCATTGTCTACAGGATGGTTCAACAACCAGAAACGATGCCTTAAACCCATAACTATATTCGGTAATGGAAGGAGAGTTAAGGCTATTGTGGTTGACGAATGTGACTCAACTGTTGGGTGTGATGCCGAGCATGATTTCCAGCCTCCATGTCGTAATAACATCGTTGATGCCTCTAGGGCAGTTTGGAAGGCATTAGGCGTGCCAGAAAGTGATTGGGGGGAGCTGGATATCTTCTGGTCTGATTCTTGATTCTGAAAACATATGGAAGTTGctgttttattaaaaaatgtCTAGTACTTCTAGCATGCATGTTTGCGTGTGTTTTAGCTTTGATGGTGTTTGCAGTGTGTTTTAGCTTTGTTGCAGTTTGCAGTGTGTTTTAGCATTGATGTTTTTATTGTAACACGTCTTAATAATGAATCCAAATGGTTTAGTTTTCCTCTGCAGATGAAACATACTGAACATGTACTCGAATGGAGTTAGCATTCTGCAGCATTACATGCTACAAATCAATATGGCAAAACAAAAAACTAGACAACGAATCCTGGCTTTCTAATTTGGAACGTGGGAGATTCCACCCAATCATCAGATGTCTTTTTGTTGCATTAACTGATATTGTTCAGCAGCAAAAATTAGTAAGTTGGTGGTATACTAACAAGGTCTTTTCATGGAATGTCCCCAAACTTTCCAGAATCTTTGTTGATTCCAAATTTATTCCGTCATATGTCATGCATGTGTGATTTTTCCATTAATCTTGGAGTGGGAAAAAACGAGAGCCCAATAGTTGCCATTTTGGGTCATAAAACTCAGAAATGCATTAATATCGCCAGTTGGCAACAATAAGAAATTCTGTAGCAATCCGTGTTCAAATCATACCAGAAACAGATTATCCCAAGTGCTAAACACACTGCGTCGGCTTTGTAAAGAATGACATGAAAACTAAATGTATACGTATcacatatttttaaaacttcataTCTTTGATAAAACATTGTGAAACTAAATGGCTAGCAAAACTGGCAGTAAGCAGAGGAGGACAGTTCACAGCAGCATGCTATCGGTACTAGCAGGCAGCCGTCTGAAGAAATTCAACGGGGCAGATGGTAGCTTATGCCAAAACATCGGATGCCTCATAACATATAACACATACGAGATTATTAACAACCTGAAAGGTACGAAGTACACTATAGTGGCAGCTGTAATGCAGAAAACCATGAATATTACAGTAGCTCGTGGATCTCTCCAGCTCCATAATGCCTGAATCCTTTCCCCTTGAGATGCTATATCACCCACCACCATCTGGATCCGACCAGCTACAGTTCGTAACCGATCGTACCTCATTTTTACCAGGTCTGTACCACACGTTGTTGGGAATGTGTCAAATTCCTCGTCAAGCTCATCAGGATGCACAGCATCAGCAAATGACAGTTTTGTGTCCATGTGAGGAGGGTATCTAGGCCGGTAATAATAGTTCCGGAGACCGATTAGAAACATGTACAGAAATGCGGTTGGTAGAATAAGTTCTGGGAAACAGATTAGCATGACAAAGAGAACCTGCACTAGTACTGTTGAGATGGGGTTTTTCCACGTACAAACTTCTCTAAACCATTTCCCAACGGTGAACAATCCATTAAAAACTGACATCAACCTGAAAAAGTTAGCCTTGCTTCGCCTCATACTCCAGAGATGCGAATCAGAATCGGTCATATACTTGACCACTTCTTTTCTGAGAGGGGGTTCAGCCCGACTTAATCGTTCTGCCACCATATTGACAGCTTGGTGACGCAACATATCAAGCTGAGCCATAGCCAATGGTCTCACGTAGTGCCTTTTGGGCAAGACAGGTCTTGAGTATAAGAACATCATATTAGCCATTGATATGCATGAAAACCGAATTGCCAAATGCAACTCCCCCATCTTCTTTACACCAGAGGGTTGAAGTACGAGCAGTGGGTAAGAATGAGTATACACATGGCCAGTCTCAAGAGTTGATATGCGTATCCGAACTTTCCCAATATTAATGTCTCTGTTACCATTTGAAGCCTTCTCGCCTGTTTGGCCATTGTCAAAAACACCAACAGTAAGAACAGTGGCTGGATCAAACACTTCCCAAGAGTACTGTTCATTGTACTTAGGATTTAAGCAATCTACAATTGTTCTCGTTCGAATCCATTTCTGACCATACTTGGCAACACAAAATGTATTGGAAGTGCCCTTACCATTTACCATCTTCATGGGTGTAATGGCTTCAGCATTTAAAATCCCTAATTCCAATATACCGATTGGTGGCTTCCAGAGCTGTTTTGCTGTTGGCCTCAAATCACTGCTATAATGTGTAGATTCATCAAGGACATGGTAACCTCCATCAAGGTAGACTTGAAGACAGACCCTACTAGCAAACTTGTATTTTGCCAAATCCCCATCATCCATTGAATTCGGGTTTTGAAGGGTAAACCATCGAGGATGAACAACATGGTTACCAACCCGTTGATCAACTGTTGATAATGGAATGAAAATACTACCAAGAATCTCATCTTTGTTTGGGCCGACACGGTCTTCCACTGAAAGTATTAGATGATCATCAAATGGTTCTGAAGCAACAAACATCAACTCTTCATTCCATAAAACTTTCATTTGTCGTGATTGCACTGATTTTGTCCTTAAGACTTGGTTACCAATCTGTGCCTTGATGAGGAGGTTCGGAACTTTATTTTTCTCCAATAAAACCAAGTCCTGTGCCTCAATCACATTAACCAGAACATACCATAACCTTGGGGAGAGATAAACTTTTGAACGGAGGTGAGTTAACAAGACCGAGTCATCAGCAGGGCTAGTGGCATCTGAATGCCAAGCGTCTGGAAAAGCCTCATCAGCTTGTGTGCCTATCCAGACTGCAAGCATTAGTTCTCCTTTCTTTTTCTTCCCCTTCTTGTTTCCAAGTCGATACCATTCTGGAGCTAAAGGGCTATCTGGTGGAACTCGTGTTGGGATCTCAGGAAGGTCAAACCGAATAAGCCCAACAAAATCATCTTTTAACATGTCCTTATCTTTGACCACGACTTCCAAGACAGAGGACTGCATTCTTTCTCTTGAAAAGGTGAACACCATATTCCACTCAGGGTTTTGCGTTTTCTCACAATGCTTCGTCACCCCCTTATAGTTACCGAGTTTTACTTCAACAAAGGGGTCAAGACTCCCAGTAAGATTCTTGGAAGGAAGGTCATGAGCTTTGACAACCCGAACAAAGAGGAACTGCATTGGCTCAACCAGGTCATACATGTTGAATTGATTCTCTAACCGTCTAACTTGTCCACCAACAACTTGACCGCCACCAAGAACAGGGCTGGTTTCTTTAAGCATAAAATCAGCTCGTTGCGAGGATAAAGCCGAGTATATGCCGATGTGTTGTGGTGTCTGAAGTTGAAACTTTATTTTGTCGACGCCTTCTTTTATTGGTTCGTTGGAGATCCCGGGAGGAAGAGGCTCTTGTTTCTGGTTCTTTGAGTTGAAGAGGTGATAAAATGCACGCCTTATACCACCCCTTTTGCTGTCAGTCAACGATTCTGAGATGACCTCTTCCACTTTCGGAGAAGCCATATCAGGAAGAGCAATTGTAGAT
Proteins encoded:
- the LOC140879495 gene encoding multiple C2 domain and transmembrane region protein 5-like; this encodes MSNLKLAVEVVRARNLIPIDGQGSSNPFVELHFDGQKFRTTIKEKDLDPFWSETFYFNVSDPNDMHNHMLEAHVYSANKSNKPKSSLGKVRIAGTSFVYQSDAAVFNYPLEKGGVFSRARGELGMKVFLTDDPNIKSTIALPDMASPKVEEVISESLTDSKRGGIRRAFYHLFNSKNQKQEPLPPGISNEPIKEGVDKIKFQLQTPQHIGIYSALSSQRADFMLKETSPVLGGGQVVGGQVRRLENQFNMYDLVEPMQFLFVRVVKAHDLPSKNLTGSLDPFVEVKLGNYKGVTKHCEKTQNPEWNMVFTFSRERMQSSVLEVVVKDKDMLKDDFVGLIRFDLPEIPTRVPPDSPLAPEWYRLGNKKGKKKKGELMLAVWIGTQADEAFPDAWHSDATSPADDSVLLTHLRSKVYLSPRLWYVLVNVIEAQDLVLLEKNKVPNLLIKAQIGNQVLRTKSVQSRQMKVLWNEELMFVASEPFDDHLILSVEDRVGPNKDEILGSIFIPLSTVDQRVGNHVVHPRWFTLQNPNSMDDGDLAKYKFASRVCLQVYLDGGYHVLDESTHYSSDLRPTAKQLWKPPIGILELGILNAEAITPMKMVNGKGTSNTFCVAKYGQKWIRTRTIVDCLNPKYNEQYSWEVFDPATVLTVGVFDNGQTGEKASNGNRDINIGKVRIRISTLETGHVYTHSYPLLVLQPSGVKKMGELHLAIRFSCISMANMMFLYSRPVLPKRHYVRPLAMAQLDMLRHQAVNMVAERLSRAEPPLRKEVVKYMTDSDSHLWSMRRSKANFFRLMSVFNGLFTVGKWFREVCTWKNPISTVLVQVLFVMLICFPELILPTAFLYMFLIGLRNYYYRPRYPPHMDTKLSFADAVHPDELDEEFDTFPTTCGTDLVKMRYDRLRTVAGRIQMVVGDIASQGERIQALWSWRDPRATVIFMVFCITAATIVYFVPFRLLIISYVLYVMRHPMFWHKLPSAPLNFFRRLPASTDSMLL